In Planococcus sp. MB-3u-03, the DNA window CTAATGCTTCAATATAAGAAAATGTTTCTAATTCTGGGGGAAGCATCGGTTCGGTCTTCTTGTTCTTTTTCATCATCATTCCTCCTGGCTTGCGTATGTTCTTTCTTCATCTTAACGACAATCCAGTTTCTTGTCCCATCCGCCGCGAGAATTGCCTCAACCCAAATCCGCTGTAAAGGAGATGCTGCATGGAAAATGTCAAAAGTACGTTTAAGGAAGTCGCCTCTGCCATTCTGCCTGTCACGATTGTCGTCGTCTTGCTTCAAGTGCTGATCATCCGCCTGCCGCTCGAAGCGCTGCTGCAGTTTTTGATCGGGGTTGTTTTTGTAGGCACCGGCTTTTTCCTGTTCCTGCTGGGTGTCAATGCAGGGCTGCTTCCGATCGGGGAGTTGATCGGCAAGAAGCTGCCCTTGACCCGTAAGCCTTGGTTGATCATTGGGACGGGCCTGGTGCTTGGGCTCGCCGTCACGATTGCCGAACCGGATGTCCGTGTATTGGCCAATCAGATTGAGGACGTTTCAGGAGGGGATATTTCACGGAACATCCTTATTTTATCCGTTTCGGTAGGCTTGGCGATTTTTGTCGCCTTGGCGATGGTCCGGACGCTGTTCAGCATTCCGATCCACTATATGCTGATCGGAGGATATATCCTTGTCTTCCTTCTTTCGTTTTTTGTTCCTGAAGCATTCATCCCAATTTCTTTCGATGCCGGCGGGGTTACGACCGGCCCGATGGCAGTGCCCTTTATATTGGCGCTGGGCATCGGCGTCGCCTCCGTCCTGCGCTCCGATAAGCCAAGCAGCGGTGAAGGCTTCGGCTTGATCGGGCTTGCCTCGATCGGCCCTATCATCGCTGTCATGATCCTGGGGGTGCTGTACCGGTGAACTTGCATATTTTCCAAGGTTTCGGGGAAGTGCTCATCGAAGTCAGCATGGCTCTCCTTCCTCTTGTCGTATTCTTTAGCGTATTTCAATTGTTCATGCTTAAATTGCCGAAAGAACGCGTGCTGCAAACCGGACTCGGCTTTATTTTGACATTTTTCGGATTGGCCTTTTTCCTGCAAGGCGTCCATATCGGCTTTATGCCCTTCGGGGAATTGATGGGGGCGGAACTTGGCGATTGGCAATATCGCTGGGCGATCATCCCGATCGGATTTGTGCTCGGCTTTGTGGCAACATTTGCCGAACCGGCTGTCCGCATCATGAACGAGGAAGTCGACCGCGAAACAGGCGGTTATATTTCCTCGCAGACCATGCTCTACACCTTATCGACAGGGGTCGGCTTATCCATCGCTTTATCGATGCTGCGGATTTTGACGGGCTGGTCGATCTGGTATTTCATCCTGCCGGGTTATATTCTCGCCCTTATTTTGATCTTTTTCTCCACACGCACATTCATCGCCATCGCCTTTGACTCAGGCGGCGTCGCTACCGGGCCAATGACCGTCACGTTCATCGTTTCTGTGGCAGTCGGCATCGCTTCTGTCACCGAAGGACGAGATCCGCTCGTCGATGGCTTTGGGATGATTGCGCTTGTGGCATTGACGCCGATTATTGCCGTGCTCGTTGTCGGCTTACTCTTTAATCGAAAGGCAGTGAATCAAAACCATGAATCTGAATCATAGACTGATGATTGCCATTGTAAAACGCGGTGCTTCGAGGGATGTCATCGCAGCGGCAAAAGAAGCCGGCGCTGACGGCGCGACGGTGCTGTATGCGGAAGGAATCGGGAGAAACGAAAAGCCCACTTTCCTCGGGCTTCCTGCTACACACGAAAAAGATGTCGTCTTTATCGCTGTCGACGGCGAAATCGAATTTGCCGTCGCAGAAGCCATCAGCCATGCGGCGAAATTAGGCAAATCAGGTTACGGCCTCGGCTTCACCGTCCACCTCAGCCAATTGCTGGGGGTGCCCCATCTTAACGACCGTGAAGACGACCGAAAAAAGAAGCGAGGAGTGGAAAAGATGCCAGAACCGAAAGATTTTCAATTGATCGTCACCATCGTCAATTCCGGAGATTCCGGACAAGTCGTCAAGGCAGCCGCAAAGCCGGCGCTGAAGGCGGAACTATCCTAGAAGGGCGCGGCACCGGAGTCAACGAACAGAAAAATTCATGAACTTTACAATCGACCCGGAAAAGACGTCGTCCTGACATTGGTGCCGTCCGTATTTGCCGAAAAGTCGTCGCGAGCATCGAACAAGCTGTCGACCTCGACGCTCCCGGAAAAGGCATCGCCTTTTGATCGACGTGGAAAACGTGTTCGGCGTCAATCATTCCTCTTTGAATCCATAAGAAAACCGGTGAGTTCAGGACTCACCGGTTTTTCTATTTAATAACGTTGT includes these proteins:
- a CDS encoding DUF1538 domain-containing protein codes for the protein MENVKSTFKEVASAILPVTIVVVLLQVLIIRLPLEALLQFLIGVVFVGTGFFLFLLGVNAGLLPIGELIGKKLPLTRKPWLIIGTGLVLGLAVTIAEPDVRVLANQIEDVSGGDISRNILILSVSVGLAIFVALAMVRTLFSIPIHYMLIGGYILVFLLSFFVPEAFIPISFDAGGVTTGPMAVPFILALGIGVASVLRSDKPSSGEGFGLIGLASIGPIIAVMILGVLYR
- a CDS encoding DUF1538 domain-containing protein; translated protein: MNLHIFQGFGEVLIEVSMALLPLVVFFSVFQLFMLKLPKERVLQTGLGFILTFFGLAFFLQGVHIGFMPFGELMGAELGDWQYRWAIIPIGFVLGFVATFAEPAVRIMNEEVDRETGGYISSQTMLYTLSTGVGLSIALSMLRILTGWSIWYFILPGYILALILIFFSTRTFIAIAFDSGGVATGPMTVTFIVSVAVGIASVTEGRDPLVDGFGMIALVALTPIIAVLVVGLLFNRKAVNQNHESES
- a CDS encoding P-II family nitrogen regulator — its product is MIAIVKRGASRDVIAAAKEAGADGATVLYAEGIGRNEKPTFLGLPATHEKDVVFIAVDGEIEFAVAEAISHAAKLGKSGYGLGFTVHLSQLLGVPHLNDREDDRKKKRGVEKMPEPKDFQLIVTIVNSGDSGQVVKAAAKPALKAELS